The following coding sequences lie in one Yoonia sp. G8-12 genomic window:
- a CDS encoding acyl-homoserine-lactone synthase, giving the protein MEKITFNLTELHKHGSAFFEFLALRKQFFVDQLGWDIPHDDSVEMDQYDNPKAYYSLVLKDGKVVGGMRAMATTAQWGAHTYMLRDAVDGKLIGIPADIIPHAEVTPNVWEATRVVISDTLTTHAERSECLALTLDGVVEQATAQGATEIIALCPPVFARTLRQLGYPAKIIGAPYTNLHDERRYVAMAMPAVRRKAAKAPRVAPPPRSMHPLQHQAVHAPSKL; this is encoded by the coding sequence ATGGAAAAAATTACATTTAATCTGACGGAGCTTCACAAGCATGGATCTGCGTTCTTTGAATTCCTTGCGTTGCGCAAGCAGTTCTTTGTGGATCAGCTCGGGTGGGACATACCGCATGACGACTCCGTGGAGATGGACCAATACGACAACCCAAAGGCGTATTACTCGCTTGTTCTCAAGGATGGCAAGGTTGTCGGTGGCATGCGTGCGATGGCGACGACGGCGCAGTGGGGGGCACATACCTACATGCTGCGTGATGCGGTTGATGGTAAGTTGATTGGCATTCCCGCTGACATTATTCCCCATGCTGAAGTCACCCCGAATGTTTGGGAAGCGACCCGCGTTGTCATTTCGGACACATTGACCACCCACGCAGAGCGCTCGGAGTGCCTTGCCTTGACATTGGACGGTGTGGTCGAGCAAGCGACGGCACAGGGTGCGACTGAAATCATTGCGCTGTGTCCGCCTGTGTTTGCGCGCACACTGCGTCAATTGGGCTACCCTGCGAAAATCATTGGCGCGCCCTATACAAACCTGCACGATGAACGTCGCTATGTCGCCATGGCGATGCCCGCTGTGCGCCGTAAGGCTGCCAAGGCGCCGCGCGTTGCGCCGCCGCCACGGTCCATGCACCCATTGCAACATCAGGCAGTCCACGCGCCCTCAAAGTTGTAG